The Legionella donaldsonii genome includes a region encoding these proteins:
- a CDS encoding PAS domain-containing sensor histidine kinase translates to MSEKKLKKNRSHSLTSDASSFSHPNDALLSSIIKSLPGSIYWKDREGHYLGGNDTVLEMAGMSSMIGKTDFDMPWTDSAQTLRDNDLKVMRLNTALEIEETVTLASGQKVIVLTRKAPLHDEQGNVIGIIGISLNITHLKEQELILRSKQEETQSTLENIVANMPGHVYWKDQNGVYLGCNNRQARSLGFQYGYEIVGKTDFDLPWGGTKAELFQRNDRHIMETGETEIIEEKAQVDGKDAIVLSHKSPMRNKQGQITGILGISIDISDRKKIETELFHAKEQAEAASRAKTEFLENMRHDIRTPLTGIIGFSDIIKAEAINPNVKEYAENLVASSHALLSLMDEILEAIRVSSGEIPKVKKKFILKNIMQHALDLHKSKAAAKRLAFSLDFDENIPRYLIGDSVRIHRITLELLANALNFTDAGFVKLSVILASRNNREIIIKLIVEDSGMGIPKDKQQEIFLHFKRLTPSYKGIYKGAGLGLSVVKQFIDDLDGEIYVDSELQKGCTFTCIIPLKIALVEDDTGLHEEFEPHHAHSETLITTNTITSPQTKTVLDEPNHVLVVEDNPIAQAVAKAILTQSGCQVDVASDGDEALTLWKQNNYDLIFMDIGLPDMDGYQVTHHIRVQEMSENRNTPIIALTAHVGEENKQRCIEAGMNAVISKPLSQKGCIEILGSFIAKEQEKRVQTSWASDIPATESEFFSLSHFPILDIEEGIKTSGSEEMLSEMLQFMLNESLPQDIAKLKEAHDLLDWEKTQQLAHKIKGGLLYVGAVRMKMACQYLERYWKIGQRDLLEQLYQQLLQVTDESIREINQWIKKDSPLK, encoded by the coding sequence ATGTCAGAAAAAAAGCTTAAAAAGAATAGAAGCCATAGTTTGACGTCGGATGCTTCTTCTTTTAGCCATCCCAATGACGCTCTCCTCTCGAGTATTATTAAATCACTGCCTGGCAGCATTTATTGGAAAGACAGGGAGGGTCATTATCTTGGAGGCAATGACACGGTACTTGAAATGGCTGGTATGTCGTCGATGATCGGCAAAACAGATTTTGATATGCCCTGGACTGATAGTGCCCAAACTTTGCGTGACAACGATCTTAAAGTCATGAGACTAAATACGGCATTGGAAATTGAAGAAACGGTCACATTGGCCTCTGGACAAAAAGTCATTGTATTAACCCGAAAAGCGCCTCTACATGATGAACAAGGCAATGTTATTGGAATTATTGGGATCTCACTTAATATTACCCATCTTAAAGAGCAGGAATTAATCCTTCGCTCAAAACAGGAAGAAACGCAATCTACGTTGGAAAATATAGTAGCCAATATGCCAGGGCATGTGTATTGGAAAGACCAAAATGGTGTCTATCTTGGTTGTAATAACCGACAAGCCAGAAGCCTTGGTTTTCAATATGGGTATGAAATTGTAGGAAAAACCGATTTTGATTTGCCTTGGGGTGGCACTAAAGCAGAACTGTTCCAAAGAAACGACAGACACATCATGGAAACAGGAGAAACGGAAATCATTGAAGAAAAAGCCCAGGTCGATGGTAAAGACGCGATTGTTTTAAGCCATAAATCGCCTATGCGAAATAAACAAGGACAAATTACGGGAATTCTTGGGATTTCAATTGATATCAGCGATAGAAAAAAAATTGAGACAGAATTATTTCATGCCAAGGAACAGGCTGAAGCAGCAAGCCGTGCTAAAACCGAGTTTTTAGAAAACATGCGCCATGATATTCGTACGCCACTGACTGGAATCATTGGGTTTTCAGATATCATTAAAGCGGAAGCTATCAACCCAAATGTTAAAGAATATGCCGAAAATCTTGTCGCATCGAGTCATGCATTACTGAGTTTAATGGATGAAATATTAGAGGCCATTCGTGTCAGCTCAGGTGAGATACCCAAAGTTAAGAAAAAATTTATTTTGAAAAATATCATGCAGCACGCACTGGATTTGCATAAATCGAAAGCCGCTGCAAAACGATTGGCGTTCTCCCTCGATTTTGATGAGAATATTCCTCGCTACTTAATTGGTGATAGTGTTCGCATCCACCGAATCACCCTTGAACTACTCGCCAATGCCCTGAATTTCACCGATGCTGGTTTTGTCAAACTCAGCGTCATCCTGGCCAGCCGTAACAACAGGGAAATCATCATCAAACTAATCGTTGAAGACAGTGGTATGGGAATTCCTAAAGACAAGCAGCAAGAAATATTTCTGCACTTCAAACGGTTGACCCCTTCCTATAAAGGGATCTACAAAGGGGCGGGACTCGGACTTTCCGTCGTTAAACAATTTATTGATGATCTGGATGGAGAGATTTACGTTGACAGTGAATTGCAGAAAGGATGTACTTTTACCTGCATTATCCCATTAAAAATAGCACTTGTTGAAGATGACACAGGACTTCACGAAGAGTTTGAACCGCATCATGCTCACTCTGAAACGCTAATCACAACGAATACAATAACATCACCCCAAACAAAAACCGTCCTTGACGAACCTAATCATGTGTTGGTTGTTGAGGATAACCCCATTGCGCAAGCAGTGGCCAAAGCCATTTTGACTCAATCAGGCTGCCAGGTGGATGTCGCCTCTGATGGGGATGAAGCATTAACGCTTTGGAAGCAAAATAATTACGATCTGATTTTTATGGACATTGGACTGCCTGACATGGATGGCTATCAAGTCACTCATCATATCCGTGTGCAAGAAATGTCTGAAAATCGTAACACCCCAATTATTGCTCTCACAGCGCATGTAGGTGAGGAAAACAAGCAGCGATGTATTGAAGCAGGAATGAATGCTGTAATAAGTAAACCCTTATCACAAAAAGGGTGCATTGAGATATTAGGCTCCTTTATTGCAAAAGAACAGGAGAAGCGAGTCCAAACCTCGTGGGCTTCAGACATACCTGCAACGGAAAGTGAATTTTTTTCCTTATCCCACTTTCCAATACTCGATATTGAAGAAGGTATTAAAACGTCAGGTTCAGAAGAAATGCTTAGTGAGATGTTACAGTTTATGCTCAACGAATCCTTGCCTCAAGACATCGCAAAGCTCAAAGAAGCCCATGACTTGCTGGATTGGGAAAAAACACAGCAATTGGCTCATAAAATAAAAGGCGGCCTACTCTACGTGGGAGCAGTCAGGATGAAAATGGCCTGCCAGTACCTTGAACGGTATTGGAAAATCGGACAAAGGGACTTGCTGGAACAGTTGTATCAGCAACTGCTCCAGGTAACCGATGAAAGTATTCGTGAAATTAACCAATGGATTAAAAAAGATTCTCCTCTTAAATAA